The genomic segment ACTGAACTCTGTGAAATAGCCGAAAGAGTTTTATGCGTGGACTGAACGCAAAGATCCGCCCCGGCTTCAACCGCCGATATCGGAAGATCTTTGTGAAATTTTAGATGAGCCCCATGGGCTTCATCTACCATAAGAATTTTGCCTTTCTCGTGGCATAATTCGGCAATTTTTATTAAGTCCGCAGTAATCCCATTATAAGTCGGGCTGGTAATAAAAACCGCTCTGGCTTCGGGATATTCATTTAGCGCATTTTTTATTTCTTCATAGGAAGAATTAAAAATTATATCAAGATTTTGGTCAATCTTTGGCTGTATCCATATCGGCCAAACACCGGCAAGAATAATTCCCGCCATAATTGATTTATGAGAATTTCTGGAAACAATAACAGAGTCTCCGGGCTTGCAAGCCGAAAGAAACATCGCCATATTTCCTGAAGAAGAACCGTTTACAAGGAAAAAGGAGTGTTCTACTCCATAAGCTTTAGCCATTAAGTTTTGAGCTTTTTTTATCGGGCCTACAGGGTCATGCAGTGAATCAACTTCCGGAAAAACAGTCACATCAAACTTATAAACATTTTTTCCTGTATAATCTCTTAGTTTTTTATCTATACTTCTTCCGTTTTTATGGCCAGGTGTATGAAATGAAATAACATTTCGCTTCGCATGCGCCAGCAAAGTTTCAAAAATAGGTGCTTTATTTTGTGGTTTCATTTTTTTGTTTTTATAAAATTTTAATTAATTATTACTAACAAAAACTTTTTAACTTAGAAAGTTTATATAAATTATTGTTATCAAGTCAAGTTTTTGAATTAAAAAAAATAATTAATAGTTTAGACTTCCCGTTCTATAACCTTCAATATCGACAGAAATATATTTCCAGCCAAGTTTTTTTAAAGATAAAATAATTTTTTTATTTATATTTGAATTAATGCATTTTTTCATTTCACTTTTCTCTATTTCTATGCGCGCTATATCGCCATGATGTCTTAATCGGACATTTGTAAAACCCAATTTTTTAATAGATTCTTCCCCTTTTTCAATTTTTTGAAGCATATTTTTTGAGATTTCGGTACCGTAAGGGAATCTAGACGCAAGACATGCTTGTGCGGGAATATTCCAAGTATCAAGGTTCATTTTTTTGCTCAATTTTCTTATTTCAGCTTTTTTAAATTTAGATATTTCTAGCGGCGACATCACATTAAAAATATTGGCCGCGATTTTTCCCGGACGAAAATCTTTTATATCAGAAAAGTTTGACCCGTCACACAAAATCATTCTTCTTTTTTCTGCTAAAGACTTTAACTTTTTAAATAATTCATTTTTGCAGTAAAAACACCTTTTTCTTGAATTTTTAATAAAATTTTTGTTTTCAAGTTCATTTGTCTTAATAAAAATATGATTAACATCAAGCTTTTTAACGATATCTTTTGTTCTTTTAATATCTGATTTCGGATAAGTCTCGCTTAGCGCTGTAACGGCCAAAACATTATTTTTCTCCAAAATTTTTCTGGCAACTGCCAAAAGAAATGTTGAATCAACCCCTCCGGAATAAGCTATTAGCATTCTTTTAAATTTCAAAAGAATTTTTTTGAGCAGCTTTAATTTTTTATTCATCATTGGTAATTATATTATATTTGACGCAAAATTAAAAATTTGATAATCTTACCGACATGATTAAATCAGATTGTATTCACTATCCTTTAGATCGGCCATGCCTTTTTCATAAAGAAAAAGGCCTTGAGTGTTTTACTTGTACGGCTTACGTGCCTTTATTATCTTCCGGAAAAAATAAAATACTAATAATAAAGTTGGGAGCTATGGGCGATGTACTGCGCACAACTTTTATTCTGCCCGGGCTTAAGCAAATGTATCCAAATTGCCAAATAACATGGATTGTTGCTCTTAATTCAATTGATATTCTAAAAGAAAATACGTATATCTCTAA from the Elusimicrobiota bacterium genome contains:
- the larE gene encoding ATP-dependent sacrificial sulfur transferase LarE, which translates into the protein MMNKKLKLLKKILLKFKRMLIAYSGGVDSTFLLAVARKILEKNNVLAVTALSETYPKSDIKRTKDIVKKLDVNHIFIKTNELENKNFIKNSRKRCFYCKNELFKKLKSLAEKRRMILCDGSNFSDIKDFRPGKIAANIFNVMSPLEISKFKKAEIRKLSKKMNLDTWNIPAQACLASRFPYGTEISKNMLQKIEKGEESIKKLGFTNVRLRHHGDIARIEIEKSEMKKCINSNINKKIILSLKKLGWKYISVDIEGYRTGSLNY